The genomic interval TTCTCATACAAATTGCAATTATGTATTTGTTTATTATATAATCAAAATATCTCTTATTAATAAAATATCAACAACAAATAAAACATTACCAGGAGGTTTAAATATATGCTCGAATATTTATCTGATCTTATTAGCAGATTAATATTACATACAGATAATTCAAGTTATATTTCTTATGCCATTCTTACTATATTATTTATAATTTTTATTTTAATTGTTAATTTTATAAGCAGGAAAATAATAATGAAAATTTCTTCTACTGCTTTAAATGATATAAACAGAAGATTCAAATGGCATAGTATTATGCTGGAAAGAAAGTTTTATCAAAGGTTAGCACATATTATACCTGCTATAATTATTTTTGCTTTTGCAACTACTTTGCCAGAAAACTATGGCTTATGGATTCAGAGATTAACTACAACTTATATCCTTGTCATAGCGATTCTATCATTTGATGCTTTGTTAAATACCCTTAATGATATCTATAAATGTTATAAGATATCTAAAATCAAACCCATTAAAGGCTATCTGCAGATGATTAAGGTCTTTGTTTATGCCCTTGGAGCAATCTTAATTATTGCTAACCTAATAGGGCAAAGCCCCTTAATTTTACTTGGTGGTATTGGTGCTTTTACAGCAGTACTCTTACTGGTTTTCAGCGATTCCATTCTCGGTCTTGTAGCCGGCATCCAATTAACAGCTAACGATATGGTACGTATCGGCGACTGGATTGAAATGCCTAAATATGGAGCAGACGGTGATATTATTGATATTTCTTTAAACACTGTTAAGGTTCAAAATTTTGATAGAACTATCACCACCATTCCCACCTATGC from Halanaerobiaceae bacterium ANBcell28 carries:
- a CDS encoding mechanosensitive ion channel domain-containing protein, which encodes MLEYLSDLISRLILHTDNSSYISYAILTILFIIFILIVNFISRKIIMKISSTALNDINRRFKWHSIMLERKFYQRLAHIIPAIIIFAFATTLPENYGLWIQRLTTTYILVIAILSFDALLNTLNDIYKCYKISKIKPIKGYLQMIKVFVYALGAILIIANLIGQSPLILLGGIGAFTAVLLLVFSDSILGLVAGIQLTANDMVRIGDWIEMPKYGADGDIIDISLNTVKVQNFDRTITTIPTYALISDYFKNWRGMQESGGRRIKRAIFIDVNSIKFCTKEMIEKFKKIHYLKEYIARKEKELEEYNKKHDIDPSIKVNGRRLTNIGVFRAYIDNYLKNHPNTHKDLLQLVRQLEPGEYGLPLEIYVFTNDIQWINYESIQADIFDHILSVASEFELRIFQNPSGYDINQGFLKTRPK